In Pseudobacter ginsenosidimutans, the following are encoded in one genomic region:
- a CDS encoding glycine--tRNA ligase produces MATDNNRFQAIISHCKEYGFVFQSSEIYDGLSAVYDYGQWGSELKKNIKDYWWKSMTQLHENIVGIDAAIFMHPTTWKASGHVDNFSDPMIDNKDSKKRYRVDHLLEAFADELEKAGKKEEGDAILATMDQLLAADDFDGLKKLIEDKKIKCTVSGTSNWTDVRQFNLMFSTQLGSVTEEASEIYLRPETAQGIFVNFLNVQKTGRMKIPFGIAQIGKAFRNEIVARQFIFRMREFEQMEMQFFVRPGTQKEWYEKWKATRMEWHKSLGIPADKYRFHDHVKLAFYADAACDIEFEFPIGFKEVEGIHSRTDYDLSRHQEFSKKKMQYFDPEINQNYIPYVIETSIGLDRCFLMVISNAYAEEDLSTAEKQDSRVVLRFAPKLAPIKLAVLPLTKKDGLPEIAREIMDECKTSFRCFYEEKDAIGRRYRRQDAIGTPFCVTVDHQTKEDQTVTIRYRDTMQQERIPINKIKELIEKQIL; encoded by the coding sequence ATGGCAACAGACAATAATCGTTTTCAGGCAATCATTTCACATTGTAAGGAGTATGGATTTGTTTTCCAGTCTAGTGAGATCTATGACGGGCTCAGCGCTGTATATGATTACGGCCAGTGGGGTAGTGAACTGAAGAAAAATATCAAGGATTACTGGTGGAAGAGCATGACCCAGTTGCATGAGAACATTGTTGGTATCGATGCTGCCATTTTCATGCATCCTACAACCTGGAAAGCCTCTGGTCACGTGGATAATTTCAGTGACCCGATGATCGATAATAAAGACAGTAAAAAAAGGTACAGGGTTGATCATTTGCTGGAAGCTTTTGCCGATGAACTGGAAAAAGCAGGTAAGAAAGAAGAGGGCGATGCCATCCTGGCTACCATGGATCAATTACTTGCTGCGGATGACTTCGACGGATTGAAAAAGCTTATCGAAGACAAGAAGATCAAATGCACCGTGAGCGGTACTTCCAACTGGACAGACGTTCGTCAGTTCAATCTCATGTTCTCTACCCAACTGGGTAGTGTAACCGAAGAAGCGAGCGAGATTTATCTCCGTCCTGAAACTGCCCAGGGCATTTTCGTGAATTTCCTGAACGTACAGAAAACAGGAAGGATGAAGATCCCATTCGGTATTGCCCAGATCGGAAAGGCCTTCCGTAATGAGATCGTGGCCCGTCAGTTCATTTTCCGTATGCGTGAATTTGAGCAGATGGAAATGCAGTTCTTCGTTCGCCCCGGAACTCAAAAAGAATGGTACGAAAAATGGAAAGCAACACGCATGGAGTGGCATAAAAGTCTTGGTATACCCGCCGATAAATACCGCTTCCATGATCACGTGAAACTTGCATTCTACGCAGATGCAGCCTGCGATATCGAATTTGAATTCCCCATCGGTTTCAAGGAAGTGGAAGGTATTCACTCCAGAACAGATTATGATCTGAGCCGTCACCAGGAGTTCAGCAAAAAGAAAATGCAGTACTTCGATCCCGAGATCAATCAGAATTATATTCCGTATGTGATCGAGACCAGTATTGGTCTGGACCGTTGTTTCCTGATGGTGATCAGCAATGCTTATGCGGAAGAGGACCTGAGCACTGCCGAAAAACAGGACAGCCGCGTAGTTTTACGATTTGCCCCCAAGCTGGCGCCCATCAAATTGGCGGTGTTGCCATTGACAAAAAAAGATGGCCTTCCGGAAATTGCAAGGGAAATAATGGACGAATGCAAAACCTCTTTCCGTTGCTTCTACGAGGAAAAAGACGCTATTGGTAGACGTTATCGCCGGCAGGATGCAATTGGCACGCCGTTTTGTGTAACCGTAGACCATCAAACGAAAGAGGATCAGACGGTTACAATACGTTACCGGGACACTATGCAACAGGAGCGGATCCCTATAAATAAAATCAAAGAATTGATTGAAAAACAAATTTTATAG
- a CDS encoding nucleotide pyrophosphohydrolase, with protein sequence MEITIQQAQDQVDHWIKTVGVRYFSELTNMAILTEEVGELARIMARKYGDQSFKESDKQKDLADEMADVLWVLICLANQTGVNLTEALTKNFEKKNIRDADRHKNNEKLK encoded by the coding sequence ATGGAGATCACAATTCAACAGGCACAAGACCAGGTAGACCATTGGATCAAAACCGTGGGCGTCCGTTATTTCAGCGAGCTCACCAATATGGCCATACTCACCGAAGAAGTGGGAGAACTGGCTCGCATCATGGCCCGCAAATATGGCGACCAGAGTTTCAAAGAATCCGATAAACAAAAAGACCTGGCCGATGAAATGGCCGATGTGCTCTGGGTGCTGATATGCCTGGCCAATCAAACGGGTGTAAACTTAACCGAAGCGCTTACAAAGAATTTCGAGAAAAAGAATATCCGTGATGCAGACAGGCATAAGAACAATGAAAAGCTGAAATGA
- the dtd gene encoding D-aminoacyl-tRNA deacylase: protein MRVVIQRVTEASVTIDNSIRSSIGKGLLVLAGIEDADTQEDIDWLSAKIVQLRIFNDADGVMNLSLKDIDGELLLVSQFTLHASTKKGNRPSYIKASKPPVAIPLYEKLIARLEMELGKPIGTGEFGADMKVALLNDGPVTIIIDSKNKE, encoded by the coding sequence ATGCGGGTAGTGATCCAAAGGGTAACAGAAGCATCTGTTACCATCGATAATAGTATACGTTCCTCCATCGGGAAGGGTTTGCTGGTACTGGCAGGAATTGAAGATGCCGATACGCAGGAAGATATCGACTGGCTTTCGGCCAAGATCGTTCAGTTGCGCATTTTCAATGATGCAGACGGAGTAATGAACCTCAGTCTGAAAGACATTGATGGTGAGCTGCTGCTGGTAAGCCAGTTCACTTTGCATGCCAGCACCAAAAAAGGGAACCGGCCTTCCTATATCAAAGCCAGCAAGCCTCCTGTGGCCATCCCCCTGTACGAAAAACTGATTGCCCGCCTGGAAATGGAATTGGGCAAACCGATCGGTACCGGCGAATTCGGTGCCGACATGAAAGTGGCCCTCCTCAACGACGGGCCCGTAACTATTATCATCGATTCAAAGAACAAAGAATAA